The Planctomycetaceae bacterium genome includes the window ACAGATCCTGGAACTGCTTATCCGGCAGGCACGAGCCGTCGATGCCACGCTGCTGATGGTCACCCACGATCACGGACAATTGGATGTGTTTGACCGGCGAATTGAAATGGAACAGTTCTTCGTCGGCTCTCAGGCAGCGTCGGGAGAACAATGTCCGTGCTAACGCTTTTGTCGACGCTGAGACAGGCCTCGTTTCTGGCAGTTCAGGCACTGAAGTGGTACCGAGGTCGGTCGGCCATTATTGTGATGTGCCTGGCAATCGTGCTGGGGCTTCCGGTCACGATGCGTTTCATGCTGGAAGATTTTCGCCACGAGATTACCGCCAGAGCCGAAGCAACGCCCTTGTTAATCGGCGCGGCCGGCAGCCGGATCGATCTGGCACTGCATTCGATGTATTTCGACGGGCCCGCCCCGGCTCGAACGACGATGCAGGAAGTGGACTCCGTGCAGAAATCGGGTTTTGCCACAGCCATTCCAGTTTACCAGCGGTATCGAACACAAAGTCGCAATGGCAATCACGGAGCGGCCATTGTCGGAACAACTCCCGAATATTTTGAGTTCCGCGATCTGACAATCGCGCGGGGGCAGCCGCTGGCATTTCTGGGTGATTGCGTTGTTGGTTCTCGCGCGGCCATCCGCCTGAATCTTCACCCGGGCGATTCCGTCTTATCGGCCCCTCAAAATGCATTTGATCTGGCGGCCGATTACCCGTTGAAGATGAATGTTGCGGGCGTGCTTGCTCCCACGCATTCTCCCGATGACGACGCAGTCTTTGTTGATGTCCGTACAGTCTGGGTGATCGACGGAATTGGACATGGACATCAATCGCTCAACCAGCAGTCGGACGAAGATCTCCTGCTGAAGAAGAATCGCAGCAGCGTCACTGCCAGCGCTGCCGTGCTGCCCTATACGGAAATCACTGAGGACAACATCGATTCGTTTCACTTTCACGGTGAACCATCGGAATTCCCTGTAAGCAGTGTCATCGTAGAACCACATAGTGAACGTGATCGGCTGCTGTTGATGGGACGCTATCAGGCGGCCGATTCGTCCGTGCAGATGATTCAGCCTCCCGCCGTTGTGGCTGAATTGCTGAACATGGTGTTTCGAGTGGAGCAGTTCGTCCGTTTCAGTTCTCTGATCGCCGTCTTCGTGACCATGATCCTGCTGGGCCTGGTGTTGTTTCTGTCACTTCGGCTCAGACAGCCCGAAATGGATACGTTGTTCCGACTGGGTGGGAGTCGTTCAATGATCGCTGCCATTGTATCCACGGAACTTGCGCTGATGCTGATTCTGTCCGCAGCCCTGGCGGTATCCATTGCGATGCTTTGTCGCAATCAGCTGGCGGGGCTGATCCGCCAGATGCTGTTCTGAGGCAGTCCCGGGATTGTTCCTCACCGAAAAGAATGAAAACCAATCCTGCGGTGGCTTCAGACGTCTGAGATCCGGTCGAGCACATCCGAAGCGGTTTGGTCGAGCCGTGGCAGATTGTCGGCCGAAAGCAGATGGTTGTATTTGACGGCCGCTCCCGTGTTGAACAACACCACTGTCTCATCTTTTTGGATCCAGCCATTGCTGAGCAGTTTTTGAGCGGCCATCCAGATCGCACCACCTTCGGGTGCGGCATGAATTCCCTGATGTTGTGCCAGTTCGTAAACCCCCTGCATCAGTTCTGCGTCACTGACCGTGATGGCCGTACCGTTGCTCCTGCGAAGGATGTCCAGCATGATGAAATCGCCCACGGCTGCGGGCACTCGAAGCCCGGACGCTACCGTGGATGCATTCGGAAACATCGCGGCGGAGGTCTGGCCATCCTGAAACGCTTTTACGATCGGAGCGCAGCCTTCGGCCTGAACGACCACCATTCGGGGCCGTTCCGGGCCGATCCACCCCAGCTGCTGCATTTCGTCGAATGCCTTCCACATGCCAATCAGTCCTGTACCACCACCTGTCGGGTACAGGATGACATCCGGCAACTGAAGGCTGATGGATTTTCGATAGTCGGCCAGATCGAATGCGAGTTCGTAGCCCATTGTCTTCTTGCCTTCGATGCGAAACGGTTCTTTCAGCGTCGACAGGTCGAACCATCCGAACCGATCACATGCAGCCCGGCAGATGCGTCCACAATCACTGATCAGGCCATTGACGAGGTAAACCCGAGCTCCTCCGCAAACAGATTCCAGAATGTTGGCAGGAGGAGTATCCTGCGGGACAAAGATCACGCATTTCATGCCGGCTCTTGCGGCGTAGGCTGCAGCAGCGCCTGCGGCATTGCCAGCAGATGGCAGAGCAACGGTTGCGACACCGAGTGCTTTCGCGCGGGTGATTGCGGCGGACATCCCACGAGCCTTAAAGCTTTGGGTGGGATTGAAACCTTCGTCCTTGATCAGCAAATCATCAAATGCACCAAACGGTCCCCGAGATGTACATGGGAGCAGTGGAGTCTGCCCTTCGCCCAGCGTTACGGCGTCGTCAATATGATTGACCGGCATGACTTCGTGAAACCGCCACATCGATCGAATTCGTCGACTTCTGACGACTTCCGGAGTGAATTCGCTGCGAATCGCCTCCAGATCGTACCTTGCCAGCAGCGGTTTCCCCGCTTTGCTAAGCCCTTGAAGAACCTTGTGATCGTGAATTTCGCCAGTCTGTGAGCAAACGAGAGATGTGATCATTTTGATATGTTCGGGCTTCAGTCTTGTGGCGTTTCGCCACCTTTCGGTAAAAACTGCCAAAGGGCGACATCCAGCTGCATTTTCGGGCAATGACCTGAATTGTGCCGTCGTTCTGAGCGGTCGCTCTCCAGCGGATCCCAATCACTGTCGGGGCCGCAGCGAGGGCTGAAATACGTGGGCATGAATACAGAGAACATCACTGGAAGGCAAGGACGCCATGCCGGCGAAGAACGGAATCCACTTCACCCGTCTCTCGAATCTCGGGCTTCAATTCGCACAACAGACGGCACCAGCACTTGCTGCCGGGGCTGTGATTGCCCGTTTGTCGCTTGTCTGGCTGGGGTTGAACGGCGCAAGTACGTCGTCACTCATTGCATTCATACTGGCATTGAGCGTCGCATTCGCTTTGCTGCCAGCCTTCTGTGCCGGCGCGAGTCGATTGCTGGCGGTGGTCCGTTCGAAAGTAATATGGATGCGGCATCCTGCGGCAATTGCAGGTTTCTCCGCAGCCGCTCAGCTCGCCATTGTGTGCCTGATGACGATTATGCTGACGCGCACTTTCGCATTCTCCGCCGATTTGATGCTTCCGTCCCTGACGGCCGCGTCGGAAAGCATCCAGCTGACAACTCTGGATTCGGCGATGTTCCTGGTGCCATCGATTGCCTTGATGTCACTGATCGTACTGGTGGTCATCGGGACTTATCAGATTGGTTTTAAGCGGGCAGTAACCTTCGAACTGCGCGACGAATCCGCAGACAATCAGGAGAACGCATCCTTTTCGGATTTCCTGACGGTCAACGATCTGACACTGTTCGTCGTTGGCGCGGGGTGTCTGCTTTTGAATGTGTGGGAATCTGTGCCGCTTAACCTGGCGCCGATCGTTTTGATTGCATTCTCGCTTCTCATACGGCTGATGCATCCGGAGATTTCTCCCGTCGTCGGTCGCTCGGGTGGGGACAAAGAAAACAATCCAATGCCCGTAAGTCAGGCAATTCTGTCGCTGCATTACGGAAGACTTTTCGCTGCGTGCGTTGGATTTTCATGCGGCGCCTGTCTGTTATCGGGGGTTGTGGCCATCAGCTGGCCGCTGGTCGTCGCATCGCTCCTGACGACCGTCTTTATCCTGCGATTCCAATTGCATTCGGCCATCCAGCGATTCATTCCCGGCAGTCTGGTGGCTATTGCCGGACTACTTGCATTGGCCCTGCTTCCGGTCTGTCTTGAAACATTTGCGGACCAGCAACTGGCGTTAAAGTCTTCGGGGCGATCAGCCATCTATCAATTGGCCTTCACGACACTTCCGCTCACCCTGCTGTTTGTCGCTGCTTCCTTTTCGTTGTTCTCTATTCCGTTGGCCAAACGCAGACCTGCCTTGAAACCGGGCGATGAAAGTCGCCCGCAAAAAGCAGTTTCTCCCCCGTTCGGCTCGACATCGGTTGCGTCGTCGCTGCTGTTGCTCGCAGCTGCGTTGGTGTTTGTGGCGTACCGCGGTAGTTGGGCGGCCCCATACCTTCAGGATGTGACTGTTCTTCTGACGCTGTCGGTGTTGTGTCTTGCGATCGGTAATGCCATCATCGTCTGGTTGCAGAATTCTGACAGAGCGGTGGTTTCAGAACCATCAGGGCGAATTCGTGCCTCCCTGAGAAGTTCAGCAGTCTCCATCGCTCTTGTCGTGATTGTGGTGGCGAGCTGTTTCTATGCCGGACTGAAAGCGCCGGATATGGCAACTCTGTCACGGATGGTTTTTTCTGATCGTGCGGTTGTTGCCGTTCAGCTGGGCGTTTCAGACGACCTGATTACGCATTCGGATGCAAGTCGTCTTGTGGAAGAATCTCTTTCCCACGACGGCCCGGTGACTGTGTGGAGGCGATCAGCCAAGTTGCTGGAGTTTCGACGCAACGGGGAGCTTCTCGGCCATGTCAGTACAGATACCGAACTGACACCTCAACCCATCGAAGAAATGCTTCCTGCTATTTTGCCACTGACGGCGCACCCGTCGCCGCACCGCATTTTGCTGCTCGGTGACGATGGGGGCGTGTGCCTGAAAACCTGCCAGAAATTCCCTGTGCGTCGAGTCGTGGCGATTCGTACTGACCTGCCTGCCACGAATCTGGCTCGTAAATACACCTGGAAGACACAGGAACCGACGGTTGACCAGGATCAACGAATCACGATTCGCCACGCCTCTTCAGAGATCGCTCTGCATCAGCAGCCGGAAACGGCGTTTGATGTCGTCATCGATGCTCAGCCTGCAACGCTGATATCCGGACAGACGTCAGCGTTTTCGGCAGAACGTTATCAGACAGCAAAGATCCAGTTGAGCGACGATGGCATCTATTGCCAGAGACTCGTCACAGCGCATCTGGGAGCCAATGACGTTCGCCGCGTGCTGGCGACGGCAATGTCGGTATTCGACAATGTCGTCCTGGTGCAGTCAGTTCCCGGCGACATGGTTCTGATGGCTTCGAAAGCCTCCCGACCTCTGCCCGGGGATCATATTCTTTC containing:
- a CDS encoding ABC transporter permease, with the protein product MLTLLSTLRQASFLAVQALKWYRGRSAIIVMCLAIVLGLPVTMRFMLEDFRHEITARAEATPLLIGAAGSRIDLALHSMYFDGPAPARTTMQEVDSVQKSGFATAIPVYQRYRTQSRNGNHGAAIVGTTPEYFEFRDLTIARGQPLAFLGDCVVGSRAAIRLNLHPGDSVLSAPQNAFDLAADYPLKMNVAGVLAPTHSPDDDAVFVDVRTVWVIDGIGHGHQSLNQQSDEDLLLKKNRSSVTASAAVLPYTEITEDNIDSFHFHGEPSEFPVSSVIVEPHSERDRLLLMGRYQAADSSVQMIQPPAVVAELLNMVFRVEQFVRFSSLIAVFVTMILLGLVLFLSLRLRQPEMDTLFRLGGSRSMIAAIVSTELALMLILSAALAVSIAMLCRNQLAGLIRQMLF
- a CDS encoding threonine synthase — protein: MITSLVCSQTGEIHDHKVLQGLSKAGKPLLARYDLEAIRSEFTPEVVRSRRIRSMWRFHEVMPVNHIDDAVTLGEGQTPLLPCTSRGPFGAFDDLLIKDEGFNPTQSFKARGMSAAITRAKALGVATVALPSAGNAAGAAAAYAARAGMKCVIFVPQDTPPANILESVCGGARVYLVNGLISDCGRICRAACDRFGWFDLSTLKEPFRIEGKKTMGYELAFDLADYRKSISLQLPDVILYPTGGGTGLIGMWKAFDEMQQLGWIGPERPRMVVVQAEGCAPIVKAFQDGQTSAAMFPNASTVASGLRVPAAVGDFIMLDILRRSNGTAITVSDAELMQGVYELAQHQGIHAAPEGGAIWMAAQKLLSNGWIQKDETVVLFNTGAAVKYNHLLSADNLPRLDQTASDVLDRISDV